GTCCAGCGCGACGACGCTGGTGAGCTGGAGCTGGGCGTACAGCTCGCGCAGCTCGCCCAGGCCGATCTTCAGCTCGGCGGCGAGCTCGCGGTCGGTAGGGGTTGCGCTGGAGGCTGGCGCCGAGGCGTTCGAGCGCGCGCTCGACGTCGCGGGCCCGGCTGCGGACCGAACGGGGCACCCAGTCCTGGGAGCGCAGGTCGTCGAGGATCGCGCCGCGGATGCGCTGCATCGCGTACGTCTCGAACTTCAGGCCGCGCTCGGGTTCGAACTTCTCGATCGCGTCGACCAGGCCGAAGATGCCGGACTGGATGAGGTCCGCGACGTCGACGTGCGCGGGCAGACCGGTGCCGACGCGGCCCGCGACGTACTTGACCAGCGGCGCGTAGTGCAGCACCAGCCGGTCGCGCAGGCCCTGCTTCCGCGACTCGCCGTAGGTGTGCCAGAGCGCGATGATCCCGGCTTCCACGTCGTCGGCGGTGCGCGACTCGGACGCCGGGTGCGCCGGTCTGCCGGCGGGCGCGGCGTGGCCGTTGATCGCCTGCGCTCCGTCGACGTGGTGACCGTTCGTCCCGGCCGGGGTGCGCGACTCCGACGAGGTCCCGACGTGCGCGGCGGAGGGAGAGGTCACGGTTGCGGTCCGCGAACCTCCCCCTGCGACGTCAGGAGCGGGGGTGGGTTCGGTCATGGATCGCCTTCAGCCGTTCGACGGTGACGTGTGTGTAGAGCTGAGTGGTTGCGAGCGTAGCGTGACCAAGAAGCTCTTGGACGGTGCGCAGGTCCGCTCCTCCTTCCAGCAGGTGCGTGGCCGCGGAGTGGCGCAGCCCGTGCGGTCCGGTGTCGTTCGCCTCGGGGACCGCGCCCACTACATCGTGGACGACCCTCCGGGCGGTACGCGGATCGAGCCTGCCGCCTCGTGCACCCAGCAGCAGCGCACGGTGTGAGCGGTCGTTGACCAGCGCCGACCGTCCGTGCTCCACCCAGCGCCGTACCGCCCGTTCGGCCGGAACGCCGAACGGCACCGTGCGTTCGCGATTGCCCTTGCCCAGAACCCGAATCACCCTTTGGGAGTAGTCCACGTCGTCGAGGTCGAGCCCGCACAGCTCGGCGACCCGGACACCTGTCGCGTACAGCAACTCCACCACGGCCTGGTCACGCAGCGCAACCGGATCGCCCTGTTCCGCACCTGCTTCCGCTGCCGCCATGGCGGCCCCGGCCTGGTCCGGCCGCAGTACTGCGGGCAGCGTGCGGTGCGGGCGCGGCGCGACGAGCCGCAGGCCCGGGTCGGCCGTGAGCGCGCCCGTGCGGGCGGCCCAGGCGGTGAACGCGCGGGCGGAGGCCGCGCGGCGGGCGAGCGTCGTCCGGCTCGCGCCCGCGGCGTGCTGCGCCGCGAGCCACGAGCGGAGTCCGGGCAGGTCGACGGCCTCGACGGTGGCGTCGTCGGGCTCGCCGCCGGCCAGGTGGACCAACAGCGCGACGACGTCACCGAGGTAGGCGCGGACCGTGTGCGGGGACAGCCCGCGCTCCATCGCCAGGTGGCGCTCGAAGCTCCCCAGAACCGCCGCCACGTCGCCCGGCAGCGCGCGACGAAGGCGCACGAGATCGACACGACGTGTCCGGGCGGGCGGCGGCGGGGACATAGACCCTGACGCTGCGCCCTCGGACGCCCTTGGTCAAGCATCGCCACGCCAACTCGCCTCCTGGGAGCGCTTCCAACCTGACTCGCCCCGCTCTGCGAGACGAGCCAGTTCCAGTTGTGGCAGCAGGGCACGCACCCTCGCCAGCTCGACGCCGGACTCCACCGAGATGGCCTCCGGGCTGTGCCCGGACGACAGGCCGAGGGCCTCGAAGACCCTCATCGCGTCACCCTGCGGCGGCCCGACCTCGGTGTTCCGCCGCGCCTCGACCAGGTCGACCCCGAGCCGCCCCGTCGACTCGACGACCTCGGCCACGCTGCTCACCGGCACCGCCTCCCCCGAGCGCAGCAGCTCGTGGCACCCGGACGAGCTGACCGAGGTGATCGGTCCGGGCACCGCCATCAGCACCCGGCCCAGCGCCGACGTCGACGCCGCGGTGTTCTTCGCCCCGCTGCGCCGCCCGGCCTCGACCACGACGGTGCCCTCCGCGAGTGCCGCGATGAGCCGGTTCCGGGTCAGGAAGCGGTGCCGGGCGGGCGTGTGCCCCGGCGGGTACTCGCTCACCACGAGCCCTTCGACCGCGATGCGCTCGATCAACGCGCGGTGACCGGAGGGGTAGGCGACATCGACGCCGCACGCCAGCACCGCGACCGTCGTGCCGCCGGCGGTCAACGCGCCCCGGTGCGCCGACCCGTCGATCCCGTAGGCGGCGCCGGACACCACGGCCACCCCCGCCTCGGCCAACCCGAAGCCGAACTCCTCGGCGACGTGCTGCCCGTACCCGGTCGCGGCCCGGCTGCCGACGACCGCGACGGCCCGCCCGGTGACGGCGGCCAGGCTCGCCCCGCCGCGCACCCACAGCGCCAGCGGCTGGAGGCCGCAGCGCAGGCCGTTGGCGGAGGCCGTGTCCAAGGCGGTGAACGGCCACGCCGGCCACTCGGGGTCCTCGGGCACGACCAGCCGCCCCCCGGCCTGCGCCACCAGCTCCAGGTCGCGCTCGGGCCGGACCTCCGCGCGCCGGGCCGAGGTCTGGCTGTCGACGGCGGCGGGCACCTCGCCGCGCCGGACCAGCTCCGCCGCCACGACCGGGCCCACCCGGGCCACGAACGCGTGCAGGGCGTGCGCGGGCGGCTCCGCGACCCTGGACAGGTAGGCCCGCGCCAGCCGCACTTCGTCGCCGACCGCCGGCCTGGTCGCGGACGGCGGGCCGGGCGCACCGGCGCCGGTGTGGTCGGTCACGGCGTCCTCCGGTCCCGGAATTCGAGCGCGGCGGCCACGTGGTCGGCGGTCGGGCGGTCCACCTCCGCCAGGTCGGCCAGGGTCCAGGCGACCCGGAGGCAACGGTCCGCTCCCCTGCCGGTCAGGGCGCCCAGGGACAGTGCCCGGTCCAGGATTCCGGTGACGTCGCGCGGCAGGCGGTGGTCGCGGCGCAGGGCGGGACCCGGCACCTCCGCGTTCGTCGACCAGCCGTGCGCGGACCAGCGTTCGGTGGCTCTCGTCCTGGCCTTGTGGACCCTGGCCCGGACCGCGGCCGAGGGTTCGGGGGGCGCCACCTCCGCGCCCGACATGGCGGTGAGGGGGCGCATGGTCACGCGCAGGTCCACCCGGTCGAGCAGGGGACCGGACAGCTTCGCCTCGTACCGCCGCCTGGCCGCGGGCGGGCACAGGCAGTCGATGTCCTTCGGCGGCGCGCACGGGCAGGGGTTGGTGGCCAGGACCAGCTGGAACCTCGCCGGGTAGCGGACTATCCCGTCACGTCGCGCCAGCCGGACCTCTCCCTCCTCCAAGGCGGTGCGCAGGGCCTCCAGCTTCGCCGCGCCGAACTCGCGGGCCTCGTCCAGGAACAGCACGCCGCGGTGGGCACGGCTCATCGCGCCCGGCTTGGCCGTGCCGGAGCCGCCGCCGACGAGGGCCGCGGCGGACGTGGTGTGGTGCAGCGAGACGAACGGCGGCGTGGAGACCAGGGGCGCGTGCGGGGTCAGCAGGCCCGCGATGGAGTGCACCGCCGTCACGCCCAGCGCCTCGTCCCGGCCCAGCGGCGGCAGCAGACCCGCCAGGCGCTGGGCCAGCATCGTCTTCCCCGTGCCGGGAGGACCGGTGAGCAGGAGGTGGTGGCCGCCCGCCGCGGCCACCTCCAGCGCCCACCTCGC
This region of Saccharothrix longispora genomic DNA includes:
- a CDS encoding tyrosine recombinase XerC, translated to MSPPPPARTRRVDLVRLRRALPGDVAAVLGSFERHLAMERGLSPHTVRAYLGDVVALLVHLAGGEPDDATVEAVDLPGLRSWLAAQHAAGASRTTLARRAASARAFTAWAARTGALTADPGLRLVAPRPHRTLPAVLRPDQAGAAMAAAEAGAEQGDPVALRDQAVVELLYATGVRVAELCGLDLDDVDYSQRVIRVLGKGNRERTVPFGVPAERAVRRWVEHGRSALVNDRSHRALLLGARGGRLDPRTARRVVHDVVGAVPEANDTGPHGLRHSAATHLLEGGADLRTVQELLGHATLATTQLYTHVTVERLKAIHDRTHPRS
- the dprA gene encoding DNA-processing protein DprA, translated to MTDHTGAGAPGPPSATRPAVGDEVRLARAYLSRVAEPPAHALHAFVARVGPVVAAELVRRGEVPAAVDSQTSARRAEVRPERDLELVAQAGGRLVVPEDPEWPAWPFTALDTASANGLRCGLQPLALWVRGGASLAAVTGRAVAVVGSRAATGYGQHVAEEFGFGLAEAGVAVVSGAAYGIDGSAHRGALTAGGTTVAVLACGVDVAYPSGHRALIERIAVEGLVVSEYPPGHTPARHRFLTRNRLIAALAEGTVVVEAGRRSGAKNTAASTSALGRVLMAVPGPITSVSSSGCHELLRSGEAVPVSSVAEVVESTGRLGVDLVEARRNTEVGPPQGDAMRVFEALGLSSGHSPEAISVESGVELARVRALLPQLELARLAERGESGWKRSQEASWRGDA
- a CDS encoding YifB family Mg chelatase-like AAA ATPase — encoded protein: MALARTWSVALSGVDGVPVEIEADVGAGTVRTQLLGLPDAALHESKDRVKAAVRNSGHAWPTQRVTLGLSPATLPKNGSGYDLAIACVVLAATRAVPGDRLEGTVLLGELALDGRVRAVRGVLPALLAAKRAGLTEAVVPVDCLPEAALVGGLILRGASTLTGVLAWLAGEGELAAAPEPAPTRSPDGPDLADVIGQPEARWALEVAAAGGHHLLLTGPPGTGKTMLAQRLAGLLPPLGRDEALGVTAVHSIAGLLTPHAPLVSTPPFVSLHHTTSAAALVGGGSGTAKPGAMSRAHRGVLFLDEAREFGAAKLEALRTALEEGEVRLARRDGIVRYPARFQLVLATNPCPCAPPKDIDCLCPPAARRRYEAKLSGPLLDRVDLRVTMRPLTAMSGAEVAPPEPSAAVRARVHKARTRATERWSAHGWSTNAEVPGPALRRDHRLPRDVTGILDRALSLGALTGRGADRCLRVAWTLADLAEVDRPTADHVAAALEFRDRRTP